The Mercurialis annua linkage group LG2, ddMerAnnu1.2, whole genome shotgun sequence genome contains a region encoding:
- the LOC126669042 gene encoding protein MAINTENANCE OF MERISTEMS-like isoform X1 — protein MSDLERDRNRQPPGRKRMGKTFLAPELGGSGARHVTTRKVSASARRKKQAHTSPDEVRISVEDLRESDDFVSSEDEPEDEPEDEPSEKIYISKRKKGAGGRFVGDSSSGSNRRPEEVDVWTVTGPVPGGPEDDTVIPSFLGHVASRLWDGADRGVLKCQTRHGALKKLRQWYETASEEVKVLIDGTEISHLPFIMFDHLDIPLLSAFVERWQPDTNSFHMPFGEMTITLHDVWHILRIPVAGAMVSGQPNKAQLMAYCVQILGISPEDLVSKTSKHFAQGGVLIESIISLCRRDRTAEVEAIAWIWLTLGCTLFTDKSGHRIRPATIWEVREGVTDTSTVSWGSATLAYLYRQLGISSRGDCSGLTGCLTLLQTWIYEYFPCFRPQRERLLIESHLPRASSWSAIASDCSATRLRSLRARLDTLTAEEITWLPFGGEPAATVEHTAYYGWIAYRDIVEPYMPSRVLRQLGYVQTVPVPICRPIGAVRSWKSIKYSVDMSVTIAVDMWNAFPVMYKLPLMGFEEAHVIAGGCHPAYLDWFERHSHPRVLPGRDVPRRHPPRSNNDYWMTLVTTRYEHFIQKVSTITGQHRQHCDFDGIPELETETEEASTDLERIIAAWRIAD, from the exons atgtCGGATTTGGAACGAGATAGAAATCGACAACCTCcg GGCAGAAAGCGTATGGGGAAGACGTTTTTGGCCCCAGAATTAGGGGGATCGGGAGCCCGTCACGTTACGACGCGTAAAGTTTCTGCCTCGGCTCGACGGAAGAAACAAGCGCATACTTCTCCCGATGAGGTCCGCATTTCTGTTGAGGATCTTAGAGAGTCTGATGATTTTGTGAGCTCAGAGGACGAGCCAGAGGACGAGCCAGAGGACGAGCCAagtgaaaaaatttacatttctaaACGGAAAAAGGGTGCAGGTGGTCGGTTCGTTGGCGACTCGTCATcag GGTCGAACAGACGACCTGAAGAGGTTGACGTGTGGACCGTTACTGGTCCAGTACCTGGTGGACCCGAGGATGACACTGTTATTCCTAGTTTTCTCGGGCATGTCGCTTCTCGGCTATGGGATGGGGCGGACAGAGGCGTGCTGAAGTGTCAGACTAGACATGGAGCTCTGAAGAAGCTGAGACAGTGGTATGAGACGGCCTCAGAGGAGGTTAAGGTGCTGATAGACGGGACTGAGATATCACATCTCCCGTTTATCATGTTTGATCATCTGGATATCCCGCTCCTTTCTGCATTTGTGGAGCGATGGCAGCCAGATACAAACTCTTTTCACATGCCATTCGGGGAGATGACCATCACATTACATGACGTGTGGCATATTCTTCGGATTCCAGTTGCTGGGGCTATGGTTTCAG GTCAGCCGAACAAGGCTCAGCTGATGGCTTACTGCGTACAGATTTTAGGTATTTCACCAGAGGATCTTGTGAGTAAGACGAGCAAGCATTTTGCCCAGGGAGGTGTGCTGATTGAGTCGATCATCAGCTTATGTAGGCGTGACCGTACTGCAGAGGTGGAGGCAATAGCCTGGATCTGGTTGACGTTAGGTTGCACTCTATTCACTGACAAGAGTGGCCATCGGATTAGACCTGCAACCATATGGGAGGTGCGGGAAGGAGTCACAGATACGAGTACAGTTTCCTGGGGATCAGCTACACTAGCTTATCTCTATCGGCAGCTTGGAATCTCATCGAGAGGAGACTGCTCCGGTTTGACTGGCTGTCTGACACTGCTGCAGACATGGATTTATGAGTACTTTCCATGCTTCCGGCCCCAGCGAGAGCGGTTGTTGATCGAGTCTCATCTTCCTCGAGCTTCTAGCTGGAGTGCTATTGCGTCTGATTGCTCAGCCACCCGACTTCGGTCCTTGCGAGCTCGTTTGGACACGCTGACTGCTGAGGAG ATCACATGGCTCCCTTTTGGCGGCGAGCCTGCTGCCACCGTAGAGCACACTGCATATTATGGCTGGATAGCGTACCGGGACATTGTCGAGCCGTACATGCCGTCTAGGGTGCTGCGACAGCTGGGTTATGTGCAGACTGTACCTGTGCCAATTTGTCGGCCAATAGGGGCTGTTAGGTCCTGGAAGTCAATCAAGTACTCTGTGGACATGAGTGTGACGATTGCGGTTGACATGTGGAACGCTTTTCCGGTCATGTACAAGCTGCCGTTAATGGGATTTGAGGAAGCCCACGTTATTGCTGGAGGATGCCATCCAGCTTACCTGGACTGGTTCGAGCGCCATTCGCACCCCCGTGTCCTTCCTGGCAGAGATGTTCCACGACGACATCCTCCCCGCAGCAACAACGATTAT TGGATGACACTGGTGACCACGAGGTACGAGCATTTCATCCAAAAAGTCAGCACGATTACCGGCCAACATAGACAGCACTGCGACTTTGACGGCATTCCGGAGTTGGAGACTGAGACGGAGGAGGCCAGCACGGACTTGGAGAGAATCATTGCCGCTTGGCGCATTGCTGACTGA
- the LOC126668567 gene encoding protein FAR1-RELATED SEQUENCE 5-like translates to MTDNEYNSSGNEYRHSETSFSGFSGVDLEDYGGDGIDYSDWFKLDHGFDSDVEAITWAKSTAIKIGFELVISSHKNEGKKKLLRCARGERYRGSFTDSDSFVRKNTKTKACKCKFKIIVKLGKTAWFILTDPGISSTHNHALAVYPEGYRQMSGLSGEAKEIVRDITAAQAKPCSIMAALKEKVPSDNPRIKQVYNYRETLRKSSFEGRDVVGQFYHMAQQNDYVHWTLAEEDTGVLTHIFMAHPDSVRLLRTYYWIIGMDSTYKTNKYKLPFF, encoded by the exons atgacggataacgagtataattcgtcggGAAACGAGTATCGACATTCGGAAACAAGTTTTTCCGGCTTTTCTGgg gttgatttagaagattatggcgGTGATGGAATTGATTACAGCGATTGGTTTAAGCTAGATCATGGGTTTGATAGTGATGTTGAAGCAATTACTTGGGCTAAGAGTACTGCTATAAAGATTGGATTTGAATTAGTCATTTCGTCACATAAGAACGAGGGGAAAAAGAAGCTTCTACGATGTGCTCGGGGTGAGCGTTACAGAGGTTCATTCACAGATTCTGATTCCTTCGTACGGAAAAATACGAAGACAAAAGCGTGTAAgtgcaaatttaaaattattgtcaaATTAGGAAAGACTGCATGGTTTATACTTACAGATCCTGGTATTTCGAGTACACACAACCATGCTCTAGCTGTGTATCCTGAAGGATACCGTCAGATGAGTGGGCTGAGTGGCGAGGCGAAAGAAATTGTGCGAGATATAACTGCGGCACAAGCGAAGCCGTGTTCTATCATGGCagctttaaaagaaaaagtaccATCTGACAACCCTAGAATAAAGCAAGTGTACAACTATAGAGAGACTTTGAGAAAGTCTAGCTTTGAGGGTAGAGATGTGGTTGGGCAATTTTATCACATGGCTCAGCAAAATGATTATGTACACTGGACTCTTGCTGAGGAGGATACAGGTGTGTTGACCCATATTTTCATGGCTCATCCTGATTCAGTGAGACTACTTCGTACGTACTACTGGATCATCGGCATGGACTCCACGTACAAGACGAACAAGTACAAGCTGCCTTTTTTTTAG
- the LOC126669042 gene encoding protein MAINTENANCE OF MERISTEMS-like isoform X2, translating into MGKTFLAPELGGSGARHVTTRKVSASARRKKQAHTSPDEVRISVEDLRESDDFVSSEDEPEDEPEDEPSEKIYISKRKKGAGGRFVGDSSSGSNRRPEEVDVWTVTGPVPGGPEDDTVIPSFLGHVASRLWDGADRGVLKCQTRHGALKKLRQWYETASEEVKVLIDGTEISHLPFIMFDHLDIPLLSAFVERWQPDTNSFHMPFGEMTITLHDVWHILRIPVAGAMVSGQPNKAQLMAYCVQILGISPEDLVSKTSKHFAQGGVLIESIISLCRRDRTAEVEAIAWIWLTLGCTLFTDKSGHRIRPATIWEVREGVTDTSTVSWGSATLAYLYRQLGISSRGDCSGLTGCLTLLQTWIYEYFPCFRPQRERLLIESHLPRASSWSAIASDCSATRLRSLRARLDTLTAEEITWLPFGGEPAATVEHTAYYGWIAYRDIVEPYMPSRVLRQLGYVQTVPVPICRPIGAVRSWKSIKYSVDMSVTIAVDMWNAFPVMYKLPLMGFEEAHVIAGGCHPAYLDWFERHSHPRVLPGRDVPRRHPPRSNNDYWMTLVTTRYEHFIQKVSTITGQHRQHCDFDGIPELETETEEASTDLERIIAAWRIAD; encoded by the exons ATGGGGAAGACGTTTTTGGCCCCAGAATTAGGGGGATCGGGAGCCCGTCACGTTACGACGCGTAAAGTTTCTGCCTCGGCTCGACGGAAGAAACAAGCGCATACTTCTCCCGATGAGGTCCGCATTTCTGTTGAGGATCTTAGAGAGTCTGATGATTTTGTGAGCTCAGAGGACGAGCCAGAGGACGAGCCAGAGGACGAGCCAagtgaaaaaatttacatttctaaACGGAAAAAGGGTGCAGGTGGTCGGTTCGTTGGCGACTCGTCATcag GGTCGAACAGACGACCTGAAGAGGTTGACGTGTGGACCGTTACTGGTCCAGTACCTGGTGGACCCGAGGATGACACTGTTATTCCTAGTTTTCTCGGGCATGTCGCTTCTCGGCTATGGGATGGGGCGGACAGAGGCGTGCTGAAGTGTCAGACTAGACATGGAGCTCTGAAGAAGCTGAGACAGTGGTATGAGACGGCCTCAGAGGAGGTTAAGGTGCTGATAGACGGGACTGAGATATCACATCTCCCGTTTATCATGTTTGATCATCTGGATATCCCGCTCCTTTCTGCATTTGTGGAGCGATGGCAGCCAGATACAAACTCTTTTCACATGCCATTCGGGGAGATGACCATCACATTACATGACGTGTGGCATATTCTTCGGATTCCAGTTGCTGGGGCTATGGTTTCAG GTCAGCCGAACAAGGCTCAGCTGATGGCTTACTGCGTACAGATTTTAGGTATTTCACCAGAGGATCTTGTGAGTAAGACGAGCAAGCATTTTGCCCAGGGAGGTGTGCTGATTGAGTCGATCATCAGCTTATGTAGGCGTGACCGTACTGCAGAGGTGGAGGCAATAGCCTGGATCTGGTTGACGTTAGGTTGCACTCTATTCACTGACAAGAGTGGCCATCGGATTAGACCTGCAACCATATGGGAGGTGCGGGAAGGAGTCACAGATACGAGTACAGTTTCCTGGGGATCAGCTACACTAGCTTATCTCTATCGGCAGCTTGGAATCTCATCGAGAGGAGACTGCTCCGGTTTGACTGGCTGTCTGACACTGCTGCAGACATGGATTTATGAGTACTTTCCATGCTTCCGGCCCCAGCGAGAGCGGTTGTTGATCGAGTCTCATCTTCCTCGAGCTTCTAGCTGGAGTGCTATTGCGTCTGATTGCTCAGCCACCCGACTTCGGTCCTTGCGAGCTCGTTTGGACACGCTGACTGCTGAGGAG ATCACATGGCTCCCTTTTGGCGGCGAGCCTGCTGCCACCGTAGAGCACACTGCATATTATGGCTGGATAGCGTACCGGGACATTGTCGAGCCGTACATGCCGTCTAGGGTGCTGCGACAGCTGGGTTATGTGCAGACTGTACCTGTGCCAATTTGTCGGCCAATAGGGGCTGTTAGGTCCTGGAAGTCAATCAAGTACTCTGTGGACATGAGTGTGACGATTGCGGTTGACATGTGGAACGCTTTTCCGGTCATGTACAAGCTGCCGTTAATGGGATTTGAGGAAGCCCACGTTATTGCTGGAGGATGCCATCCAGCTTACCTGGACTGGTTCGAGCGCCATTCGCACCCCCGTGTCCTTCCTGGCAGAGATGTTCCACGACGACATCCTCCCCGCAGCAACAACGATTAT TGGATGACACTGGTGACCACGAGGTACGAGCATTTCATCCAAAAAGTCAGCACGATTACCGGCCAACATAGACAGCACTGCGACTTTGACGGCATTCCGGAGTTGGAGACTGAGACGGAGGAGGCCAGCACGGACTTGGAGAGAATCATTGCCGCTTGGCGCATTGCTGACTGA
- the LOC126668566 gene encoding uncharacterized protein LOC126668566, whose amino-acid sequence MTPCNKNFIIAYAIMKDETEGSYRWVLERLRCLIGEDIHPSAILTDRELGLMRPVSEVFPRSSHLLCTWHINKDVEDRVYRISGKNQEFAEIFKNSTWKKIIRAPSFDQYNIAVEHFRDRFKGFPGLIQYIEGTWLGHREKFVSCWTDLVLHFGNTTTCRVESAHAQLKQWLNSSTGALDTVWTKVDKVIQSQLIDIRKTLEDSRRTIGVHRRGFPFDKLSCRVSHYCLDLISKELRRMRELSTDVYDRCGCVVRSTHQIPCACELRAVVDSGNPISLDSIHPFWTKLVILGDGLDTSAQPDFAGFQTEEHQYFHEVADEVMTKDPSVLRDISRIVRERLHPEDLGYMEPEVKTNVRGRPKGSKSTKRDPSRHEYKDRVPGRPKSSKAQKNRTSASAGLQNAEVIPGFLLPFVDELVDVRGDGNCGFRVVADHIYGDEKMWGMTRMNIANEISAHPYRYEGIFIDGLQAAITRISWEGGECGPSYWMQVLDDLFPIATIFNAAVIYIQGGTLQQTRFSSFTVLPLHSSEVHSRPSKEIVILYISGRAHFVRLNLQDNFPVPPIPTLWFQHRDHTVQSWHTLYANRREQWDSLIGMAD is encoded by the exons ATGACTCCTTGCAACAAGAacttcataattgcatatgcaattatgaaggATGAGACTGAAGGGAGCTACAGATGGGTATTGGAGAGACTgag GTGCTTGATTGGGGAAGATATTCATCCGAGCGCTATTCTTACTGATCGAGAATTGGGGCTTATGAGACCAGTGTCAGAGGTTTTCCCACGTTCTTCTCATCTACTATGTACGTGGCACATAAATAAGGACGTAGAAGATAGAGTGTACAGAATTAGTGGGAAAAACCAAGAGTTTGCTGAAATTTTCAAGAATAGTACATGGAAGAAAATTATCAGAGCGCCAAGTTTTGATCAATATAACATAGCTGTGGAGCACTTCAGAGATcggtttaaaggttttccaggGTTGATACAGTACATTGAGGGGACTTGGCTGGGACACAGAGAGAAGTTCGTATCTTGCTGGACGGACTTAGTCCTACATTTTGGAAACACCACCACATGTAGAGTCGAGAGCGCACATGCTCAGCTTAAGCAGTGGCTCAACTCTAGCACCGGTGCTCTGGACACAGTCTGGACGAAGGTCGACAAAGTTATACAGTCGCAGCTGATAGATATCCG CAAAACACTTGAGGACTCCAGACGGACTATTGGCGTACATCGACGCGGTTTTCCATTTGACAAGCTCTCATGCAGAGTGTCGCATTACTGTCTGGATTTAATATCGAAAGAACTAAGGCGTATGCGAGAATTGAGTACCGATGTCTACGATCGCTGTGGTTGTGTGGTTAGATCAACACATCAGATCCCCTGTGCATGTGAGCTGCGAGCGGTGGTCGATTCAG GTAACCCGATCAGCCTTGACAGTATACACCCGTTTTGGACGAAACTTGTTATTCTCGGCGATGGGTTGGACACATCAGCGCAACCCGATTTTGCTGGTTTTCAGACTGAGGAACATCAGTATTTTCACGAGGTCGCCGACGAGGTCATGACTAAGGATCCTTCAGTGTTGCGTGATATTTCTCGTATTGTTCGAGAGCGACTTCACCCCGAAGACTTAGGCTACATGGAACCAGAAGTTAAAACAAATGTCAGAGGTCGACCAAAGGGGAGCAAATCAACGAAGCGGGATCCGAGTCGTCATGAGTACAAGGACCGTGTACCTGGTCGTCCTAAATCTTCCAAAGCTCAGAAAAATCGTACATCCGCGTCAG CTGGTTTGCAAAATGCGGAGGTTATTCCAGGATTCCTTTTACCATTCGTTGACGAGCTTGTGGACGTGCGTGGAGACGGCAACTGTGGATTTCGCGTGGTGGCAGACCACATATATGGTGACGAGAAGATGTGGGGAATGACTAGAATGAACATTGCAAACGAAATCTCCGCCCACCCTTATCGATACGAAGGTATTTTCATTGATGGGTTGCAAGCGGCCATTACACGTATTAGCTGGGAAGGCGGCGAGTGTGGCCCTAGCTACTGGATGCAg GTATTGGATGACTTGTTCCCTATTGCCACTATCTTCAATGCAGCTGTTATTTACATACAAGGCGGGACGCTACAACAGACGCGGTTCTCTTCGTTTACTGTTCTGCCTTTGCATTCCTCTGAGGTTCACTCACGACCATCGAAGGAGATAGTGATATTGTATATTAGTGGACGCGCACATTTTGTTAGGTTGAATTTGCAGGATAATTTTCCTGTCCCACCAATTCCCACCCTGTGGTTCCAGCACAGGGACCATACTGTTCAGTCTTGGCATACTTTATATGCTAATAGGAGAGAGCAATGGGATAGTTTGATAGGTATGGCAGATTGA
- the LOC126669040 gene encoding protein REPRESSOR OF SILENCING 3, which translates to MEVEGEGEDNNLKNTVPERVRIHVGGLGDTVTEDELHNLFSKLGLGFQSVEIIRTKGRSFAYIDFSPQSVSSLTKLFSTYNGCVWKGRKLRLEKAKEHYLDRMKREWAEDAEPASGAFSEDVEDDVDKKTEFSTKPMKDLSSEKKQLTIFFPGLQKLKSIPFNGTGKHKYSFRNFEVPSLPKHFCDCEEHSGSLSAKENQIAILEEQGGGMNEKEVGMMNSVMNRLFKMHNVPEAAHTEIERTEEEDYSKEETADPQLDESEGYSTEDEDGLILNVVSQRKERSFTNQIKEPKSMKRKTYEDRPAQEVLKKKTRNTEENHTNQYESAIARGNGSLHAHSNEPGSGNQHIESQPSVKQSATGAKWSQKSSWRELVGDKSNGVVNISDIFPAISSKKKEETEPDATLHSIKKKNKRKLTNKNWRSQLDKSEGEGLVEAQPTQGLVETQPTQGLVEAQPTQGLVEAQPAQVLVEAQPAQGLVEAQPTQVLVEAQPAQVLVEAQPAQGLVEAQPALGLVEAQPTQLDFGLDKAGRGSAWLQKASWTQLVHCNSSFSISQILPGVKFDKQEPIKTGKSESCTPVTSSGIERNDDVKSSPKSDQLIVMGDNNGSAPAENKKKSANKQEGGVVAIDTPVPSENKNNAPPKRKVVTIGESRPFMRTQESVKEWENIRAALSGSRKRSIKGK; encoded by the exons ATGGAAGTTGAAGGAGAAGGAGAAGACAACAATCTGAAAAATACAGTACCGGAAAGAGTAAGAATACATGTCGGAGGATTGGGCGACACTGTTACGGAAGATGAGCTTCACAATTTATTTTCGAAAttgggattagggtttcaatctgTCGAAATTATCAGAACTAAAGGCCGCAGCTTTGCCTACATTGACTTCTCACCCCAATCCGTCTCTTCTCTCACCAAGCTCTTCAGCACT TATAATGGGTGTGTTTGGAAAGGTAGGAAGCTGAGACTTGAGAAGGCTAAAGAACATTATCTTGATCGTATGAAACGAGAATGGGCTGAAGATGCTGAGCCTGCCAGTGGTGCATTTAGTGAGGACGTTGAAGATGATGTGGACAAGAAGACAGAGTTTTCGACAAAGCCGATGAAAGATCTCAGTTCGGAAAAGAAGCAACTCACGATATTCTTTCCAGGATTGCAAAAG TTGAAATCCATACCATTCAATGGAACTGGCAAGCACAAATACAGTTTTAGAAATTTTGAAGTTCCTTCTCTTCCTAAACATTTCTGTGATTGTGAAGAGCATTCTGGTTCTCTTTCTGCTAAAGAAAATCAGATTGCTATTCTGGAAGAACAAGGTGGTGGAATGAATGAGAAAGAGGTCGGTATGATGAATTCTGTGATGAATAGGCTTTTTAAGATGCACAATGTTCCAGAAGCTGCTCATACTGAAATTGAAAGGACCGAAGAAGAAGACTATTCTAAAGAAGAAACTGCTGATCCGCAACTTGATGAAAGTGAAGGTTATTCTACTGAAGATGAAGATGGCCTTATATTAAATGTGGTGAGCCAAAGGAAGGAGAGGTCCTTCACTAATCAG ATTAAGGAGCCAAAGTCTATGAAAAGAAAAACTTATGAAGACAGACCAGCGCAAGAAGTCCTAAAAAAGAAGACAAGAAATACTGAAGAAAATCATACAAATCAATATGAATCTGCCATTGCTCGAGGTAATGGGAGTTTGCATGCTCATTCAAATGAGCCTGGCTCTGGAAATCAGCATATTGAATCACAACCAAGTGTGAAACAATCAGCTACTGGTGCTAAATGGTCCCAGAAGTCTTCATGGAGGGAACTTGTGGGGGATAAGAGCAATGGTGTAGTCAATATCTCTGACATATTTCCTGCCATTTCTTCCAAAAAGAAAGAGGAAACGGAACCTGATGCCACACTTCACtccattaaaaagaaaaacaagaggAAGTTGACAAATAAAAATTGGAGAAGTCAGTTGGACAAATCAGAAGGAGAAGGGCTTGTAGAAGCTCAACCTACGCAAGGGCTTGTAGAAACTCAACCTACCCAAGGGCTTGTAGAAGCTCAACCTACGCAAGGGCTTGTAGAAGCTCAACCTGCCCAAGTGCTAGTAGAAGCTCAACCTGCCCAAGGGCTTGTAGAAGCTCAACCTACGCAAGTGCTTGTAGAAGCTCAACCTGCCCAAGTGCTTGTAGAAGCTCAACCTGCCCAAGGGCTTGTAGAAGCTCAACCTGCCCTAGGGCTTGTAGAAGCTCAACCTACCCAATTGGATTTTGGCTTAGATAAGGCAGGCAGAGGTTCTGCGTGGCTCCAGAAAGCTTCATGGACACAATTGGTACACTGTAACAGCAGTTTTAGCATCAGCCAAATCTTGCCAGGCGTTAAATTTGACAAGCAAGAGCCAATAAAAACAGGTAAAAGCGAATCTTGTACACCTGTTACAAGTTCTGGTATCGAAAGGAATGATGATGTAAAAAGTAGTCCAAAATCTGACCAGCTCATTGTTATGGGTGATAACAATGGTTCAGCTCCAGCAGAAAACAAAAAGAAGTCGGCAAATAAGCAAGAAGGTGGAGTAGTAGCGATTGATACTCCAGTTCCATCCGAGAACAAAAATAACGCACCACCAAAAAGAAAAGTTGTGACAATTGGTGAGAGTCGGCCTTTTATGAGGACCCAGGAATCAGTTAAAGAGTGGGAAAATATTAGAGCAGCGCTGAGCGGATCTCGCAAGAGATCAATCAAGGGGAAATAG